GTCTAAAAAAATGATATTCCCAACTTTTATCTAGGGAGGCAACATTTTCATATCCATTCTCTCCTAAAGGCAGCATGCTTTGGGAAGATATGATAGACACATTTAGGTAAATATCATCCCTCCAGCACGTATGGTTTCCATTGCAATTGATCCCCTGCTGTTTCCTTCCAAGCACTTTCCTCTGTTACATATTCCACAATGGCAGCTGAAATACTGATCAGCGATAGCAGAGACAAATTGACTCCAGCAACCGGGAGTTTTAAGGGCAGTAAATGTTTATATCTGAGTTTTTATGTACTGTAGTTACTGAAATACAGTTTTTAGGCATGCACTGAAATGTTCAGTGGCATTGAAAGTCTAAAGTTGCTTGAGCCAGTTATAATTTAGTGAAAGGATAGAATGAAAACAGGCTGACTGAGTGAGATGGGGCATAAAGACAGTGCACTACAAAACAGCCACATGGGCCCAAAAGCTGTATAGAAGATGCTTCCTCCTCTAGCCTCCCCTTAGGGCTGTGAACAGTTTGGGTTCTTCACACAGACCCGGCACAGAAGCTGCACCTGAGCCACGTGTGAGCTGCCTGAAACATGGGGGTCACAAGCTGCTCACTGCAGTCTAGCAGAGAAACAATCCCACAGGCTTTTAAACTGGCACAGAATTTTACATTGGTAAAAGTTTCTCAGCAGACGATAACAGCAAGAAGCTGGGAAAAAGCGGGGTGGGAATTGCTACTCCCAGTGACTGTGTTTCCTCCAATGCATGTCAAACTACAGCTCTAGATGTGGCAACTTCTTAGTCTCTAGCACATGAACAGCATTGGTCATAAAGATATGCTTGTGCCCTGGCtccttctctgtgccagccagATGAATGAGGGTTCATGCTCTAAGAATGTGCTTACTCCTTTGCATAGGGAGGTCTAAATGTCCCACAAAAGCCACTTGCTATGGCAACAGCAAAACAAgccttgtaatttttttaagcctagcttccctttttcttcacatttttattattattattgcttgGTAATCACTGTGTGTTCAAAACTTTCAAGACGTAATCAGTGGTCTCTTGTGCCAGGGTCTAACTGCAGGTCTGATGCTGGAAGCTGCACTTATACAAGTGACACTGGCATTCCCTGCAACTTCACCATCTGCCATGGCTGCGCATGACTGGCAGCAACCCTACAATGAGTAACTGACAGAAAAACCTGCCGCATGAAAGAAGCATCACACGACTAAAAtacacaattttctttttaccaGCAGAAAATTTTAAGATGGGAAGTGGTTTCTAACACCAACTGGAACCACTTCAActtttgcattgtttttttcctctctgaaacGACCCCAGGTTGGGCCTTGCTTTGGGGCAAGCACTTCTGATGTGTACCTCAGGAGGCTGAGAGATATGGAATAAACTCCCTTTACCTCTTGCTAATGTAGAGCACAGCAGGTGTCTGAAGCCCTGCTCGCGGGTCGATGTAAAACAatagcagagccctggcaggaCCTTCCCTTCAACTTCCACAGGACCCGCTGGAATGGAGAGAGgggtctgtccctgtccatTTAAAAAGCCTTGCTGTCACAAAGCCTGCAGCAGTGTTATCACAAGAGCCTTCTTGCTGTGCTAACCAGGAATTCTCACTAATTGATATCACTATCGGGTCCTCCCGCCCAGAGTAAGCAGCAGGGGTTCCAGTGCATGAGAAAGACACCATGCAAAGGCATTGCTGTGGTTAATGGAGTACGAACGAGCTGAAAGCGGGGCTCCTGCAGGAGAGACCATCAAAAACACAGCAGGACTCCAGGCAAGAGCTCCAGCGTCTTCAGTCCAGGGGTGCCCCAGCTGCCACAAGGTCACATAGAAATGGCTACATGTTGCTGCTGGTGTCCCAAAAGCTGTAATTTCCGGTGTGGGACAAGCAGAAAACATGCGGCATCACGCAGAGGCTGTAATGTGGCTCCCCTGCACAAAGCCAGAGACCTTCCCTTGGAGACATGAGGTCAGTGGTGATTTAGGCTTTCCCGACAGTGCTACAGAAGAGGTCCTGGATAGTCACTGCCTCCAGGGACTCCCAGCAGTGGCACATGACACTGTCACCTCTTACAGTATGAAATTATACTAACCCCAGGTATTTTTCAGAGGCCACATCTACAATTTTAGCAAAGGGCAGTTGCAGGAGGCTCTTGAGACCGCACAGTCTCCTCTATGCTCAGAAGCCTGCAAATACAGCCACAGTGTCCTTCAAGACCTAAGTGTCCAAGAGGGCTCAGGAACATTCATACACTGCTTGGAGCACTCACAGGTTGGCCTCAGGAGTGGGTAACGGTGCTAGGTGAGCTGAAGGTAGGAAacactggcatttcttcatttgGTTACAGTAAAGACTtaggaaattaaagaaaaaaaaaaaaacttcacacAGCATGTTTAGAATAAAGTAATTCTTTATCATAGAAAGTCACACCTTACATATAAATAATTTGAATGTCTCGCTCTTTCATGGAAAGTAACAGAGAAAAACCTTCAAGGTTGATACATGGGAGCTGGTATTAGAAATCACATAGGatcaaccccaaatcctgcatCCAAACACACAGATATTTGGATCCAGTGTTGACCTGTACACCACTTCCCTCCCCTGCACTGGAAGGAACTGAATCAGGACCCTCCTTGGAGGAACACCCCCATCATCAACCTCTGGTTATGGATCCCGACCCTGCAACCTTGACTTCCTCACTAAAATCCAGTCCTTTATATTTGCAGCAGTAAGAAAACCCAGTTTGCAGCTGCAAAAAGAGCTGTTGCCTTCTCCAAAGTGCATTATCTGTAGATTTTTGGAGGTGACTGAAATAACTAAGCCTACCCAAGCTGGATCCCTTGCAGCTAATTCTATTTCTTGGCTGACAAGCTtggccaaagcagcaaagctaaGTATTGCACAGTCTAGCAACATTTGACTAGAATTGGGACCATTTATGTGGAACAGCAGTGTGGGAACAGAAAAGAAGCTAGTGGAGCAGCAATGAGAAAATTGAGCTTTGATCAAGGAGACAGCAGCATTTGACTCTatctgagctggcagggagatcccatcccaaagcaaaataaaatatgtcaTTCTTTCCAGCAGATGAAATTCTCCCCAGCAGTTTGTTCCTCCCAGGATCATTTTATGTGATCTCATTGTCTTTAAAGTCTTTCCCCTGAGGAAGCCGAACGTTTAATATAGACTACAGCGTTAGTATCCGGTATTAAATCAGTCCAGCTACTCTGAAATGAGGCGAGTGGGCGtcctggaaaggaaataaaaatgcaagtTTAATAGAGATGTTCACCTTGAGCCACGCTATTTATTGCAAAAGGCACAGGAACACACTGTTTGCTGAATGGAGGGTCACTCTGCCCTGCCATAGATGTGTTTTACACTCCCAGTAAATTCCAGATGCTCAGACTGTGCACAAGGAATGCATCATCCAGCCCCAGAGGGGTTGCTTTGCTTTACCAAGCAGCCCTAGGAGAGAACAGCACATTCCCACAGCTCTCATTAATCCAGCTGGCAAACTTAGGCACTTGGCATTTCAGCCACACAGTTCTGGCATCTTTGGCTGCAAAGATGAGCCATGaaactgaaaggaagaaaaaagtcagGAAGGGAACCGCTAAAGACCTCAGGCATGGTGCAGGACGTCAGGGATCAGCACCCCAGCAAGGCACTGCAGAaagggtccctgtcccacatGCCTCTCCTGCATCCTCACCATGGTTTCAAGCAGGATTCCTTCCAGACAGGCACTACACACAGCACTAACAGCTGCCTTGTGAGGAAGCCAGATGTGCTGTGTTAGGCACAGCTCACACAATCCATTGCTGGTGTGAAACTTGGTGGCTCAAAGAGATTTATGTTGCATCCGTGTAAGCACTCTTATGTAACTAGTTTGCCACATGCCATTTGCACACAAGCCCTcagaaaagctgcatttttgaTAGTTTAGAGcgtttttttaaatgtcatgtGAACTGAAAAAAGATGATTCTTTAGCACCATTGTGAGTGAAAACACTCATTTACCTGATTTAGTGTTTTACTTCAAGAAACAATTTAGCCCACGCTTGAAGTGTCAGCTAAAtgagataatttaaaataattctgaaaacatGCTAACTGTAAGAGGCTATAATCAGAGCTAATTACAGGGACATTCTGGAAATCCCTTGGCTTGGGGCTTTAGTTTTGATAAAGGGTATAACAACTTGTAAGCTATGATTCTTTTAATTATAACAATAGTAACCACCTTCTTTTACATGGCTTTTTTCATCTCTAAAAtccccacagctctgcaaaCTATACATACCACAGGGATTGTTTAGCCTAACACCAAAGTGAAGCCATCTCTGCAAGAAATGAGTAAGTGTTTAACAATACCTGGCAGTCCTGAGCAAAATTTGTAGAGGAAAAAAGGTGCAGAGAGAGAACATAACTGCTCTTGTGTCTCCTTACAAACACTCAGGAGATTTCTGGATGCCCACAGCGGCAGCCATCTGAGCGTGAGAATAAGGAATGAAGCTTTTACATGTGCCTGTAGGCTCAAGGCACTatggaggaaggcagcagcaccACGTGGCAGCACCCTGTCACATTGCCCAAGCTCACCTGTCCACGTCCTGTGCTGGGTGACAATAAAGCTTTGACATTGCAGCTGGGAGTTACAAATGGCAGCGGCTTCCTCGGCGCTGTGAATGGACAGCAGGCAGCCCAGGTGGCTGTAGGAGGGCCAGCACTTGTAGCCTTCTCCTTCCACGGTCCGGAAACCCTTCAGGGAGATGTAGTCTGGGGACAGAAAGAGGGTGGCTAGGGAAACACTCCAGGTGCACTTTCAGAGACTAGTTACACTACACACTTAATCAGTGAAACTCTTAAAAGGATTGCAACACTGACAGACTGAACTGACCTGCCAAGGTGGAGTGAGGTGGAGCTGCAAAGCTAAAAGAAACCCAAATCTTGCTCTTTGGTTCTGCAGTGGGGTACAGGACAGCAAACCGCCCACAGATGTAGGAGAGGAGTCAGAGGTGAAGGGAAAGGGGTGCCAACACAGGGGTGGGTaagaggaggaggctgctgtgcAAAGCCATAGGCCCTCCATGTTTTCCCTGGAGAAGCCAGCCTCAAAATAACCTCTTCTACACCCCAACCTCAACAGCAGAAGCTCATCACAGATCCAGCACCAAGCTACATGGGGCACGTACTGACCCACCCATCATGGTGCCACCCACAGAAACAGGAGATTGAGGAACCCTACTGGGGGAAAGGGAGGCCAGATCCTGGCTCCTGACAAGGAGATCTCTGACAAAGGACCTGACAAGCCTGAGCAGGTGTTGTTCAGGCTATTGTTCAGTGACTGCTAAGAGCCTCTCCTCACCTTCCCACACCTCTAGGATGGTGATCATTTTGGCACAGTGTGAAGCCAATAGACAGGTGTTGTTGGAAAATACCAGTAATTCCTGTTAAAGCTGCTGGTCCTTCCATGCAAATGACCAGATATCTTTGTTCATAACAGTGCAAATTATAGTTCTTTCACATGTAAAGAGATTTCCTTCTGCAAGCCACCATCAGCCACCACCTCATGTGAATGCTCAGGAAAACGCAAGCCACAGTAACCACTGGAGTTTGGAAACTTCCTTCTGGTCAGCCTCATCTCTACCACTGAATGGGTCCTTTTCAGAAGAATGCACCTCATAAAGGCACATTTATCCATCAACAGGTCCAATAGAATGATCTTCAGAGAAATGGAACTTAGAGGGCACCAAGGCTCCAGGTACCCTGCCACACTCCTCTTGGTGCTGTCACCTGCCCACTCTGTTTCCATAATAACCTGTGCTCAGCAGACAGAAGCCACACAGTCAAATGGGAAGTTTGAATACCAGCACAGAAAATGGACCTGTTGGCCCAAAGGATAAGGATATCCCAAGACAGAAGCCACTCACTTTGCTATCCCAAATACATTCTCTTGAAACACTGATGTTCATTATGAGAAGAGTATTTAGAAGCAGTGCAAACACATGCCCATGTAGATTGCCTGAACTGCTTTTACTTTGCAAAGCAGTACAACCATGCATAGCTCccatggaaaaaaacaacaaaagcctGTTCAAAAAAAGACACTTTTGGTGCTTTTTCTAGTCACTATAAACTGCCTAAACATAGGGGAGATCAGAATTCGATCAGTTACCAAGTGTCTCGCTCCCTCAGTAGTTACTTAGAGCATTCAAAACCAACTACCTTTTAAAAGAAGAGGTCTTTTCTGAAGATAGAGCCCAGACTTGTACAGATGTAAAACCTTTTCAAAAGCTCTCAGGGTTTCATTTATTCCATATCGTAAATCACCTacatttaaggaaaaatatgaCAAAGATAAGCAATTACATGAAATACCATTTAGAGACTTCTAATAAAGAAGTTTATGAATATTAGCTGATACCTGTTGCATTCAGAATATCACTCAAAAGGGGCCGCAAAGCTGGTGGTGCAGAGTGTGGCAAAAGATAGGTGAAAAAGtacctgcaaaaaatcccacaggCTGATTAGAATAGAGTCTCTTCATTTCCCTGGTGATTAAGTTGTCTACATTTTCCCGTGACTTGATTATCCATATGCAACTAGTAAGTCTGTTTTGGTTACAAAGTTATGTTTGGGCACATCTTGGTGCCGCAGATGGTTGCTGTGAGTTGGTCTGACAGCCTGGTCCTTGCTGCATGAAATCTACCTTGCAAAGCTTCATGCAATAAAGCTTCCCCTTGTTCCCCTGAGCCACTTTTGTATACTAAGCAATGTatttcccacaaaaaaaaaaaaaaaaaaaaaaccaaaaaaaaaaaaaaaaaacaaacctgtatAAAATAAGACTCATACAAGATCTTTCCCTCGTCCTGAAAAGATTTGACCTTCTTATTGCCCCTGAAAAGTCAGGATGACTCTTTTCCTGACCGTTCCACAAAATTCCTGTCCTAGGGAAGAAGTGCACAAGAGACAAGTGCTACTGCAAGGCTGCAATAATCTATGCAGGGATTTACCCTTTAGCACTGAATCCTGGAAATCCAAGCTCCCTTACTAAGTCTGTCTGCGTAAATATCCAGCTGCCAAGGCTTCCTTCCAGGATGTGACCTGCATCAGTGGTGCAGGAAAAGTCCCTGCATTCTCAGCTGATGGCCCACGTGAAGTGCAGCAGCCGCCTCAGCCCCTTGCCTGTTACCTGTTCCTTTGCTGTCCCACAGGAGCCCACAGGGAGATTTGGAGATGAAAGGAAGCACTGGCCAGCCTGCTCCCAAGAACAGGACTCAAAGCTGGTGGAGTTTTGCAGGTAGCCTGCACTGCCGCTGCTTTCAGCAAGCACAGCCCATGGATATCAAGCTATCAAGCACCAGGGCTTGTTTGGCAAACAGCAAATTTACAGGTGCAAGCTCTGGGGCAAGTTTTTAGAGGGTGTTGGGAAAAgggagcagcagaagaaagatGCCTTCATTCTCACCAGACAACAACTACACTATTTTCCTGCCTTATAAGGAAAATAACTTGCTTCAAAGTGATCCTTAACTACCCTTTGACAGAGGTGAGAGGAATCACCACATGGAACAAGAACAAGGTGCTAGAGGCAGGGCGTGAGCTCAACCACCCCAAATCTTCCCCTGTGTAGCTGGACATACCGATACGCATTGAACAGATTCTTCTTTTCATTTATTCCTTCACATTTCCCAACCATGGAGCATTTGAGAGGGAAACTTTTGGTAGGGAAGTCGAGTGTGCAGTCATTATCTTCCTTGCAAGACAGCTCCTCGGTGCTGGCATCATCCATGTCTGTCACTTTTAGGTTTCCATCCACCATAACAAACTGCCTTGGCTGGAAATCCAAGAGGGCTATTGAACCCAGGGGGGAATGTGCCAAGTAAAACAGCAGTTTCACAAGACTCAGGCAAATCtgagaaagagaagatgaatatgcatggaaaaaaacagatgaaaaacaGCTATTAAATTGGAAGTAGAACAAAGGGGAGGGCattcaattaaattaaaagggaaaaaaggcacACAGAACTTAAAAGGTAATTATATGTATGCTACAAAATTTATTATCAACATTGCCACAGGATTTGACTGGTAAGTAGtttagcaacattttttttaaatgtgtgtaCACAAAAAGAGACATTTGCAGTTAGAAGAGCTAGAGGAGAAAGCTGTGAGGAAAACAATAGCAGCCTTCATGTTTCAGAAGCTATATTGATTTGCTAGCTGAAATCAGAAGGGTTTTTCCCAGTCTGGCATAAAATTAATAgattcccctcccttcccccatGCTGCTCAATATAGACTGAGGCTCCATGGTCATTAATACCAGATTCATGCCTTGCTGCATCCCCCAGCAGTATGAATTTGGGCACACAATCATGCTTCTGAAGAATTAGTCAAGGCTTGCAATGTATTTATTGCcagctttttttgcttttatgacAGCTTTCTGGCAGCAGGGAATTGCTGGACAATACCTGACCCAGCAGAAAGCCtggtaaattatttttaaacaaactaGAGCTCGAGGAGTGCATTTATACTGCACCAGCACTTTGCTCAAGCAGCTTTTTGCAGTAGTTTTCATTCAGTATCAGGAGCCCTGGCATCAGACAAAGTGTATCCTCAGCTAGGTGTGCCAGGCAGCCCCACGTCACCCCTCGCCACTGCCGATAGCGATCTGTGCAGGAGcaagggttttttcccctggaacAGCTCGCACAATCCCTGGTATCTGATGTGGCTCATAACAAGAGAATCCCATATGTTTAGACACCCTAATTAGGAAACAGGACTAGATAGTGCCAGTGTAAATTCTGAGTTAGTGTCTTCTGCAGATTGTTAAAATCTCTAATGCCACCATACCAAACTTTACCACCAGCTAATCCAGCATCATGGATTTCTTACAGAAGATTTTGGCACACTTAAGAAGATGAGCTGCTAGGAAAGCTATGTAGAAGCTAGCATGGAATTGAAGAAAGTAAAACTCCCCAAGCCAAGAGAAATGACTCTGATGCTATTTTAACTTGTTTAGTGAAGCAATCCTAAGAATCCCAGCTTTGCATCCCACAGCTGAGCGAATGGTTGCCACACTCCCGCTCTGGCTCAGATGGCAAGGCTCCCCTTCAACATCTAAGACCACATGCAgacagaaattttattttaggaCTTTTGTTGTGCTTTTATTTTGCCCAAAGCATTTCTTGCTGACACTAAGATACCCTTGGTTTTTTAGAtgatgctttttttcctcctggcaCCCAAACAACTAGTATTGAACCCCCAACTGAGGTATATATagatgtgtatatatatatatatatatctgtgtgtgtgtgtataggCAATATAGAGGTAAAACGAACGTTCTCGTGTAATCGAAGGTATTAACCACCACCCCAGCACCGAGTACGATTTTGTGTCTATTTCCTCCCAGATGAAGTTATTTTAACACCCGCTCTATGGAGAAAGAAACTAACCGTGAGACACCAAGCTAGGGCTGTGTTAATGTGATTTTAAAGGATGAAGAGGAAACGATTTACGGACAATTTGCGGGATCAAACAGAGTGTCAGCAGGAGAACCCCGTTTGTCCCAGCGGTCACCACCGGCTCTTCGCCGCTTTGCCCAGTTTGTGGTCTAAAGGCTACTGAAAAAACTCctttactttgttttcttaCTTTAAATCTTTCCTCCCAGGGGGTCTGCAGGAGCTGAATCATCTCCAGCGGGGATCCCAGCTCCAGCATGGCTGTGACCCGTAGCTCGGCATCTCCGCTGTTGTCATAGCATTGGCCGTGCAGCTGCGGGAGAGTAGAAGCCGCGGTCGGGTCGATGTCGCTGCCAATGCCAACAGATCTCGGCCGCCCGGGCACAGCGCGGGCACTCGGGCGGACCGGCTCAGCCCCGGCAACAATtccccggccccgccgtgccGAGGCAGCGCCTCCCGCAGCCCCCCGCCGTACCTTGACGATGCCGGGGTGCTGCAGGCGCTGCAGCAGCGTCACCTCCTTGAGCAGCTTGTAGGCGGCCAGGCGGCGGCAGCCGGCCGGCGCCCCGTACCGCTGCACGCACCGCCGCACCTCCCGGCCCGCCCCGTGCACCGACTTGAGGGCCACGGTGCCTCCGCCCGCCAGCGCCGCCCGCGCCACCACCTTGGTgaagccccagcccagcacgcTGACGGCCGTCGCCCGGCTCAGGTCGccgcagcccagccctgccgcggccgccgcctccccgccgccCGCCACCGCCTCCAGCCGCCGCAGGTCGCGCCGCCTCTGCCGCAGCTCCTCCCGCAAGCCCGGCGGCAGCAGGAGCGGCGGCGAGAAGCCCGGCTGCGCctcaccgccgccgccgccgccgcggccgggcGGCAGCACCGGGAGCGCCGGCAGCGCCAGCAGCGCCAGGGCCGGCAGCGCCAGCAGCGCGGCCGCGCTCAGCCGAGctccgcgccgcgcccgccccgccgccgccatggAGAGCGGGGCTGCGCCGCCCGGCTCCCGCCGCTCTGCCGCCCGCGCTCCGCCGCGCCGGGAAGCCGAGCGCCGCCGAGGGGGCGTGTCGGGCCCCCGGCGCCCCCaccccgccggcccggcccggcccggccccgcgggcgcACGGGGCAGCGGAGGCACGGACCGCCCAAGgaggggaggcggcggcggcgcagcCTTAGTGGCTCTGGAGGAGGTGGCCCGGGGTGGGAACCGGGGCTGACGGCTGCGAGCGGCACATCCCCGCAGACACCCGGCCACGCTCCAACGACGGCCGTTCATAGCAGAACACGCGGGTTTCACGGGCGTGAATTTCGTCAGCTCTGCTAGAGGATACCGCAGATTACAGCCGAGGGATGTACGACGGATTAATACCAGTGAGAACTGGGATATCACGTTTCCCTGCCGCTTAAAACTCTCAGGTTAGGTTTCTAAGGAGAGCAAACACTGACAGTTTCTCTTATTAGAAGGATAAACCCTACTAGGTTGAATCAGCAATACACTGCCTAAGCACGGAATTGGAATTtcttctagggaaaaaaaaaagaaaccaaacccgTCCTCCAGCAAAACCAGCCAATGCAGGCAGAAAACACAACTTTTATCATTTGTTTGTGAGGCGATCATATCGATTGGCGTGGTGACACAGCTCAGGGTTGCCTTCTGTGACACACGTGTATCTCCGTGGGACAGGAAAGTTTCCAACGCGGGTGCGAGAAGCAGGACAGGTCCCTGCCGCGACTCTGTCACTGGTTTTAGACACGTGTCTGCACCGGGCTCTGCTGTGCAGAAAGTCAGTCAGGTTAGCTTAGGGCAAAGGCAGATGCAGTTTGTCTGCTTCTAATTTAGGCAATACGCAGTTAAC
This window of the Anomalospiza imberbis isolate Cuckoo-Finch-1a 21T00152 chromosome 6, ASM3175350v1, whole genome shotgun sequence genome carries:
- the LOC137475282 gene encoding extracellular tyrosine-protein kinase PKDCC-like isoform X2; translated protein: MAAAGRARRGARLSAAALLALPALALLALPALPVLPPGRGGGGGGEAQPGFSPPLLLPPGLREELRQRRRDLRRLEAVAGGGEAAAAAGLGCGDLSRATAVSVLGWGFTKVVARAALAGGGTVALKSVHGAGREVRRCVQRYGAPAGCRRLAAYKLLKEVTLLQRLQHPGIVKLHGQCYDNSGDAELRVTAMLELGSPLEMIQLLQTPWEERFKICLSLVKLLFYLAHSPLGSIALLDFQPRQFVMVDGNLKVTDMDDASTEELSCKEDNDCTLDFPTKSFPLKCSMVGKCEGINEKKNLFNAYRYFFTYLLPHSAPPALRPLLSDILNATGDLRYGINETLRAFEKVLHLYKSGLYLQKRPLLLKDYISLKGFRTVEGEGYKCWPSYSHLGCLLSIHSAEEAAAICNSQLQCQSFIVTQHRTWTGRPLASFQSSWTDLIPDTNAVVYIKRSASSGERL
- the LOC137475282 gene encoding extracellular tyrosine-protein kinase PKDCC-like isoform X1, translated to MAAAGRARRGARLSAAALLALPALALLALPALPVLPPGRGGGGGGEAQPGFSPPLLLPPGLREELRQRRRDLRRLEAVAGGGEAAAAAGLGCGDLSRATAVSVLGWGFTKVVARAALAGGGTVALKSVHGAGREVRRCVQRYGAPAGCRRLAAYKLLKEVTLLQRLQHPGIVKICLSLVKLLFYLAHSPLGSIALLDFQPRQFVMVDGNLKVTDMDDASTEELSCKEDNDCTLDFPTKSFPLKCSMVGKCEGINEKKNLFNAYRYFFTYLLPHSAPPALRPLLSDILNATGDLRYGINETLRAFEKVLHLYKSGLYLQKRPLLLKDYISLKGFRTVEGEGYKCWPSYSHLGCLLSIHSAEEAAAICNSQLQCQSFIVTQHRTWTGRPLASFQSSWTDLIPDTNAVVYIKRSASSGERL